A genomic window from Salvia hispanica cultivar TCC Black 2014 chromosome 5, UniMelb_Shisp_WGS_1.0, whole genome shotgun sequence includes:
- the LOC125187355 gene encoding E3 ubiquitin-protein ligase RHF2A, whose translation MEEENVSEKGLTSAAAFVEGGIQDACDDSCSICLEAFSDSDPSTVTTCKHEFHLQCILEWCQRSSQCPMCWQSIGLKDPSSQELLEGVEHERNIRMNPPRNATIFHHPTLGDFELQHLPVSASESELEERIIQHLAAAAAMGRARHFARREGQRNRSSAQGRPQFVVFSTHPNDASTASPAAQREGGFPPSVMIAGPNSPFITAEDSDQFVPRILSAQANAHMATGSASNASPTAASRPSSTRSPPGSQDRAGPSDLHSFSETLKPRFSILSTRYKESITKTTRGWKEKLFTRNSQTPEQQPTPEARRETSQGIATVSNMMGHLEVSEDSRTTLSRNIGDGSNQVPTSQPPTEAQAPCAAAGSASN comes from the exons ATGGAAGAGGAAAATGTGTCCGAGAAAGGTCTGACCTCGGCCGCAGCTTTTGTGGAAGGAGGAATTCAAGATGCGTGCGACGATTCATGTAGTATATGCCTTGAAGCTTTCAGTGACAGTGATCCTTCCACT gtGACTACTTGCAAGCATGAGTTTCATCTTCAATGCATTCTTGAATG GTGCCAGAGGAGCTCACAGTGTCCGATGTGCTGGCAGTCGATCGGTTTGAAGGATCCAAGCAG CCAGGAGTTGCTCGAAGGTGTGGAGCACGAGAGAAATATTCGAATGAATCCTCCTAGAAACGCCACTATTTTCCACCATCCAACTCTAGGGGACTTCGAGCTACAACAT TTGCCGGTGAGTGCAAGTGAATCTGAACTCGAGGAACGAATTATACAGCACTTGGCTGCTGCCGCAGCTATGGGGAGGGCTCGTCACTTTGCTAGGAGGGAAGGTCAGCGGAACAGGTCTTCCGCACAAGGCCGTCCTCAATTCGTGGTTTTCTCAACTCACCCGAACGATGCTTCCACTGCCTCACCTGCTGCTCAAAGAGAAGGCGGCTTTCCTCCTTCGGTCATGATAGCTGGCCCCAACTCTCCTTTTATTACCGCTGAAGATTCCGACCAGTTCGTTCCTCGGATTTTGTCTGCTCAAGCTAATGCGCATATGGCCACTGGATCCGCCTCAAACGCTTCTCCTACTGCTGCAAGCCGGCCATCGAGCACTAG GTCTCCACCGGGTAGTCAAGATCGAGCCGGACCATCAGATCTCCATTCCTTCTCCGAAACTCTCAAACCCCGCTTTAGCATATTGTCGACGAG ATACAAAGAGTCGATAACGAAGACCACGAGGGGTTGGAAGGAGAAACTGTTCACTCGCAACAGCCAAACTCCCGAACAGCAGCCTACACCTGAAGCTCGTCGTGAGACTAGCCAAGGTATTGCCACTGTATCTAACATGATGGGTCATCTTGAAGTATCCGAAGACAGTAGAACTACATTGTCGAGAAATATTGGTGACGGCTCGAATCAAGTCCCTACCAGCCAGCCACCCACCGAGGCGCAGGCTCCGTGTGCTGCTGCTGGTTCTGCATCGAACTAA